From the Paenibacillus tianjinensis genome, the window CCTTAGCATACTCAACGAGATCAGGATTGTTGTCCAGATAATTAACCCATAACATTTGATACCATTGGGACAGAAATCTAAGTTCATACTGTTTCCCATTTAATTCAATATGCGTTGGTTGTTTTCCTTTGGCATCTTTCCATGACGAAGGTTTAAAATCGCCAAACCGTTTGGCAAGTTTGTGGTTTTCGATACTGTCGTATCTTCCCCACGCTTTGACTTTGGCATAAAATGCAGAGAAACGTTTATCTCCTTTTGATGAACACTCAAGTATTTTCACTGTTTAGTATCCTCCAATTTTAAACAACCTTTAACCGCATCCCAAAGTGCATCACACACATTCATCTGACAGTATTCTTTTTCAATCAAATAATCTTTAACCGAACACGGTATACAGTTATCAATGGTTATTTTGTGACCTTTATTAAACATAACTTCAATCATCTTTCCGATAGTCATTTTCTTATGATGGTAAGTGGCCCAGTTGTTGCGATCTACAAGTCCTTCGGGGAAGAGTTCGTAAAACTGTTCTTTTGAAATTTCTAATGCTTGTTTTGGAAGGATATGTTGTTTCATTTTTTCACTCTTTTCTTTTATTCTATTTGCTTCTGTTAACGCATATCATCACGCTGTTC encodes:
- a CDS encoding DarT1-associated NADAR antitoxin family protein, translated to MKILECSSKGDKRFSAFYAKVKAWGRYDSIENHKLAKRFGDFKPSSWKDAKGKQPTHIELNGKQYELRFLSQWYQMLWVNYLDNNPDLVEYAKGFDDFNDIFKGKSLNCQADVVRQYIKQGRQSLVDEYQELMNIFKK